Proteins found in one Miscanthus floridulus cultivar M001 chromosome 4, ASM1932011v1, whole genome shotgun sequence genomic segment:
- the LOC136548330 gene encoding uncharacterized protein, whose amino-acid sequence MSTSKEGYDCGEIEHYKNDCFEKFVESNRSQNQQQQESEQNVHKEQVQGNKLKQNYIQGWLNNMDLNTSHGAKEVVYGLIVVSSDTAMVLFDPSSSHSFISREYVEEHKITMLPMRKPLIVNSVGGEKKANCLCPKVSLNIKGKNFKANLIVLELMGIDVILGNGWLSACKEVIKYAQRSVLLTTPSGERIEYEGIQPVPKEYENDLLEGASCEDSNVD is encoded by the coding sequence ATGTCTACTAGTaaggaaggttatgattgtggtgagattgaacaCTATAAGAATGATTGTTTTGAGAAGTTTGTTGAGAGTAATCGAAGCCAGAATCAACAGCAGCAGGAGTCAGAACAGAACGTCCATAAGGAGCAGGTGCAAGGCAATAAGTTAAAGCAAAACTACATTCAAGGCTGGTTGAACAATATGGATCTGAATACTagtcatggagctaaggaggttgtttaTGGTTTGATTGTAGTAAGCTCAGACACTGCTATGGTGTTATTTGACCCCAGTTCgtcacattcattcatctctagggaatatgtggaagaacataagataactatgcttccgatGAGGAAACCCTTAATAGTTAACTCtgtaggaggagaaaagaaggcaaactgcttatgcccaaaagttagtcttaacataaaagggAAGAACTTCAAGGCAAACCTTATAGTCTTGGAGTTAATGGgcattgatgttatccttggaaatGGATGGTTATCTGCATGCAAAGAAGTGATtaagtatgcccagcgttcagtgcttctaaccacaccgtcaggagagagaattgagtatgagggtattcaacctgTACCTAAGGAATATGAGAATGACCTATTAGAAGGTGCATCCTGTGAGGATAGTAATGTGGATTGA